From one Mycolicibacterium sp. HK-90 genomic stretch:
- a CDS encoding ABC transporter permease, producing MTYELPAPKGPVRDVLVQGGYVLGFSVQALVSVVTAMVRRRLVLDEVVAQTLFIGRVCTGPALLLMMPIGVFIAVSVGELAGRIGAGGYSGAVVAFIIVGQAAALVCALMMAGVAGSAICTDLGSRTIREEIDAMEVMGLDVIERLVAPRLVAAVIVALALCSIVTFGGVMACYLYHISVQHLPAGTFLATFSQYGQVSDFVMALIKSAVFGLTATLVATFKGLHTKGGAGGVANSVNEAVVLAFALVFILNTTMSALYTVVVPAVGSYR from the coding sequence ATGACCTACGAGCTACCGGCGCCCAAGGGCCCCGTGCGGGATGTCCTGGTCCAGGGCGGCTACGTGCTCGGCTTCTCGGTGCAGGCACTCGTCAGCGTCGTCACCGCGATGGTCCGCAGGCGGCTGGTACTCGACGAGGTCGTGGCCCAGACCCTGTTCATCGGCCGGGTGTGCACCGGGCCGGCCCTGCTGCTGATGATGCCGATCGGGGTGTTCATCGCGGTGTCGGTCGGTGAGCTCGCCGGGCGCATCGGCGCCGGCGGTTACTCGGGTGCGGTCGTGGCGTTCATCATCGTCGGCCAGGCTGCGGCCCTGGTGTGCGCCTTGATGATGGCCGGGGTGGCCGGCTCGGCGATCTGCACAGACCTCGGATCGCGCACCATCCGCGAGGAGATCGACGCCATGGAGGTGATGGGCCTCGACGTGATCGAGCGCCTCGTCGCCCCGCGACTGGTCGCCGCCGTCATCGTGGCCCTGGCGCTGTGCTCGATCGTCACCTTCGGCGGCGTGATGGCCTGCTACCTGTACCACATCAGCGTGCAACACCTACCCGCCGGAACGTTTCTGGCCACGTTCAGCCAGTACGGGCAGGTGTCGGATTTCGTGATGGCCCTGATCAAGTCGGCGGTGTTCGGGCTGACCGCCACCCTGGTGGCCACCTTCAAGGGCCTGCACACCAAGGGCGGCGCGGGCGGCGTGGCCAACTCGGTGAACGAGGCGGTGGTGCTGGCCTTCGCGCTGGTGTTCATCCTCAACACCACCATGTCGGCGCTCTACACCGTCGTGGTGCCGGCCGTGGGCAGCTACCGATGA
- a CDS encoding FAD-dependent oxidoreductase, which translates to MSRRSFLAGTATAGMAAAALSGPGKAQAAPGSTVAIFGAGVAGLTAAHELAERGYRVTVFERKALGGKARSIPAPSPSGSPLPAEHGFRFFPGFYRNVTDTMRRIPFAGNSFGVWQNLTRATSYLHSGLGRADLTIPLPFPIPTLPNPITPKAFIESVATVFQTLFRLPPLEAVYAAQKLAVYVTSCDERKLGQWDNMTWERYIGADRKSKEYNRYLADGIIRNLAASKSKDASAHSIGLVGEASVWSILLLGNDIDNKGFDRVLNGPTSSQWIDPWVAHLQSLGVTFRLGQALARLTPNGRHIASATVVDGNGVAQPVVADWYISAVPCEKLAAVLTPDVLAADPKLAAVAALRTEWMNGLMFFLRERVDVTKGHVNYVDSGWGITSISEAQFWKRPLTSYGDGTVKDCLSAILSDWSSPGNFNGLSARQCTPPQIAAEAWAQIKAHLNDTSIVVTDRMVHSWFLDPSIIDSGTPNVRNDEPLFIQDPGSWARRPEAVTGIDNFFLAGEWIKTDQNVTTMEGANEGGRYAANGVLMASGYAGPKVNIVELFQAPWWAPFKAADKARYRARLPHALDIVDTRWPT; encoded by the coding sequence ATGTCGCGGCGGTCGTTTCTGGCCGGCACTGCCACGGCCGGGATGGCCGCGGCAGCACTGAGCGGGCCGGGGAAGGCACAGGCCGCGCCGGGGTCCACGGTGGCGATCTTCGGCGCCGGTGTGGCCGGCCTGACTGCCGCACACGAGCTGGCCGAGCGTGGTTACCGCGTCACGGTGTTCGAACGAAAAGCGTTGGGTGGTAAGGCGCGGTCCATCCCGGCGCCGTCACCGTCGGGCAGTCCACTGCCGGCCGAACACGGCTTCCGGTTCTTCCCGGGTTTCTACCGCAACGTCACCGACACGATGCGGCGTATCCCGTTCGCCGGCAACAGCTTCGGTGTTTGGCAGAACCTGACCCGCGCGACGTCGTATCTGCACTCGGGGCTGGGCCGGGCGGATCTGACCATCCCCCTGCCGTTTCCGATCCCGACGCTGCCCAACCCGATCACACCCAAGGCGTTCATCGAGTCGGTGGCCACGGTGTTCCAGACGTTGTTCCGACTGCCGCCGCTGGAAGCGGTGTATGCCGCCCAGAAGCTCGCGGTGTACGTCACCAGCTGTGACGAGCGCAAGCTCGGCCAGTGGGACAACATGACCTGGGAGCGCTACATCGGGGCGGACCGCAAGAGCAAGGAGTACAACCGCTACCTTGCCGACGGCATCATCCGGAATCTGGCGGCCTCCAAATCCAAGGACGCCAGCGCCCATTCGATCGGACTGGTCGGTGAGGCATCGGTGTGGTCGATCCTGCTGCTGGGCAACGACATCGACAACAAGGGATTCGACCGGGTGCTCAACGGGCCCACCAGTTCCCAGTGGATCGATCCGTGGGTGGCGCACCTGCAGTCCCTGGGGGTGACGTTCCGGCTCGGGCAGGCGCTGGCCCGGTTGACCCCCAACGGCCGCCACATCGCCTCGGCCACGGTGGTGGACGGCAACGGGGTCGCCCAGCCGGTGGTGGCCGACTGGTACATCTCGGCGGTGCCGTGCGAGAAGCTCGCCGCGGTACTCACACCCGATGTCCTCGCCGCCGATCCCAAGCTGGCCGCGGTGGCCGCGCTGCGCACCGAGTGGATGAACGGGTTGATGTTCTTCCTGCGCGAGCGTGTCGACGTCACCAAGGGGCACGTCAACTACGTCGACTCCGGGTGGGGCATCACCTCGATCAGCGAGGCCCAATTCTGGAAGCGACCGCTGACCTCCTATGGCGACGGCACCGTCAAGGACTGCCTGTCGGCGATCCTCTCGGACTGGAGCAGCCCGGGAAACTTCAACGGCCTCAGCGCCCGGCAGTGCACCCCACCGCAGATCGCCGCCGAGGCGTGGGCGCAGATCAAGGCGCACCTCAACGACACCAGCATCGTGGTGACCGACCGGATGGTGCACTCGTGGTTCCTCGACCCGTCGATCATCGACTCGGGTACGCCCAATGTGCGCAACGACGAACCACTGTTCATCCAGGACCCGGGTTCGTGGGCGCGACGGCCGGAGGCCGTGACGGGCATCGACAACTTCTTCCTGGCCGGGGAGTGGATCAAGACCGATCAGAACGTCACGACCATGGAGGGTGCCAACGAGGGTGGCCGTTACGCCGCCAACGGGGTGTTGATGGCGTCGGGGTATGCGGGGCCGAAGGTCAATATCGTCGAGTTGTTCCAGGCGCCGTGGTGGGCCCCGTTCAAAGCCGCCGACAAGGCGCGGTACCGGGCCAGGCTGCCCCACGCGCTGGACATCGTCGACACGCGCTGGCCAACCTGA
- a CDS encoding MCE family protein, whose product MNAPRRLRRRGEPSQARLALRGLAAAAVAMAVAAVLVARASGHLERSADVFVGVPVSAGLITGGSPVRYHGVNVGRIAEIESGTHTSRVRLAIEPDSLGVIPSSAVARIVPRTFFGDIYLQLVDAQGNRSTTGLKPGDTVAIDDSPDAMALYDVFTKIVELFSQIKPERMQTALTAISQSLRNRGEQLGTTIDNLSASAAVLTPTLVRFLDTTPQFRDVMASLNTATPDILSTLSAATSVSDRMVADQTKFASALDGFARFSSVLTSFLSDHREQLITVVDSAGKIMATTAAQPLGLVDTLAGAQSFGEAGAKVFATGKFNITAVATFAGPMPYSLQDCPVYGATQGARCAESAPSGVVPPQPADVLAWPAADLPVTPFTPPAPHLPTHSSLPPGPGLPQSAPVPTEPLPAEAVPTEPAPPVVAPASAVVDADGQAHALAVLQDELVPPAGGPSTQPNIATVLMLGPLVRGTEVQVS is encoded by the coding sequence GTGAACGCGCCGAGAAGATTACGCCGACGCGGTGAGCCGAGCCAGGCCCGCCTGGCTCTACGTGGCCTGGCCGCCGCAGCCGTGGCGATGGCCGTCGCGGCCGTGCTGGTGGCCCGGGCATCGGGCCACCTGGAACGCAGCGCCGACGTGTTCGTCGGGGTCCCGGTCTCGGCCGGGCTCATCACCGGCGGCTCTCCCGTGCGCTACCACGGCGTCAACGTCGGGCGCATCGCCGAGATCGAATCGGGCACCCACACGTCCCGGGTCCGGCTGGCGATCGAACCCGACAGCCTCGGCGTCATCCCGTCCTCGGCCGTCGCGCGGATCGTGCCGCGCACCTTTTTCGGCGACATCTACCTGCAACTCGTTGACGCCCAAGGCAACCGGTCGACGACGGGGCTGAAACCCGGTGACACGGTGGCGATCGACGACAGCCCCGACGCGATGGCCCTCTACGACGTGTTCACCAAGATCGTCGAGCTGTTCTCGCAGATCAAACCCGAGCGCATGCAGACAGCCCTGACCGCGATCAGCCAATCGCTGCGCAACCGCGGCGAACAGTTGGGCACCACGATCGACAACCTGAGCGCCAGCGCCGCGGTGCTGACTCCGACGCTGGTCCGATTCCTGGACACCACACCGCAGTTCCGGGACGTGATGGCCTCGCTGAACACCGCGACACCGGACATCCTCTCCACCCTGTCGGCCGCCACGTCGGTGTCGGACCGGATGGTCGCCGACCAGACGAAGTTCGCCTCGGCCCTGGATGGATTCGCCCGGTTCTCCTCGGTACTCACCTCGTTCCTGTCGGATCACCGCGAACAGCTGATCACGGTCGTCGACTCGGCGGGCAAGATCATGGCGACCACTGCCGCCCAGCCGCTCGGCCTGGTCGACACCCTGGCCGGCGCGCAGTCCTTCGGTGAGGCCGGCGCCAAGGTGTTCGCGACGGGCAAGTTCAACATCACCGCGGTGGCGACCTTCGCCGGTCCGATGCCCTACTCACTGCAGGACTGCCCGGTCTACGGCGCCACGCAGGGTGCCCGGTGCGCCGAATCCGCCCCCTCCGGCGTGGTGCCGCCGCAACCGGCCGACGTGCTGGCCTGGCCGGCCGCCGACCTGCCCGTCACGCCGTTCACCCCGCCGGCACCCCACCTGCCCACGCACTCGTCCCTGCCGCCCGGGCCGGGACTGCCACAGTCCGCACCGGTGCCCACCGAACCGCTTCCCGCCGAGGCAGTTCCGACGGAACCGGCGCCGCCGGTGGTCGCCCCCGCCTCGGCCGTCGTCGACGCCGACGGGCAGGCCCACGCCCTGGCCGTGTTGCAGGACGAACTGGTGCCCCCGGCCGGTGGCCCCTCGACGCAACCGAACATCGCCACCGTGCTCATGCTCGGTCCGCTGGTGCGCGGCACGGAAGTGCAGGTGTCATGA
- a CDS encoding ABC transporter permease, with translation MTAITSSAALHRVSRPALAGYDALAVAGQHVTFYAKVIGSLPYALVRYRKHTLSQIGEVTFGTSSLLSGGGTIGIVFAMSLAAAMMLGVETQRGLDLVGMNTLSGMLAAIANTRELAPVVVAIALAAKVGTGFTAQIGAMRISDEIDALDAMALRSIPYLVGTRVLASVVCVIPIYMIGLLASYLSTRTVVVIFNGASPGTYDYFFHLALGPQDLLYSGIKAIVFAIVVALVHCTYGYFASGGPAGVGQAAGRALRTAILAVSILDVLLTFALWGLVPEIPGMGM, from the coding sequence ATGACCGCGATCACCAGCAGCGCCGCCCTGCACCGGGTTTCGAGGCCCGCGCTGGCCGGGTACGACGCGCTGGCCGTGGCCGGCCAACATGTCACGTTCTACGCCAAGGTCATCGGATCACTGCCGTACGCCCTGGTGCGGTATCGCAAGCACACCCTGAGCCAGATCGGCGAGGTCACGTTCGGCACCAGTTCGCTGCTGTCGGGCGGCGGAACCATCGGCATCGTGTTCGCCATGTCGCTGGCCGCGGCCATGATGCTGGGCGTCGAGACCCAGCGCGGCCTGGACCTGGTCGGGATGAACACGCTCTCGGGCATGCTCGCCGCGATCGCGAACACCCGCGAGCTGGCCCCGGTGGTGGTGGCAATCGCATTGGCCGCCAAGGTCGGAACGGGCTTCACCGCCCAGATCGGGGCGATGCGGATCTCCGACGAGATCGACGCGCTCGACGCGATGGCGCTGCGCTCCATCCCCTACCTGGTCGGCACGCGGGTGCTGGCCTCGGTGGTGTGCGTCATCCCGATCTACATGATCGGGCTGCTGGCCAGCTACCTGTCCACCCGCACCGTGGTGGTGATCTTCAACGGCGCCTCCCCTGGCACGTATGACTATTTCTTCCATCTGGCTCTCGGCCCGCAGGACCTGCTCTACTCGGGCATCAAGGCGATCGTGTTCGCGATCGTGGTGGCGCTCGTGCACTGCACCTACGGCTACTTCGCCTCCGGCGGACCGGCCGGGGTGGGCCAGGCCGCCGGCCGGGCGCTGCGCACCGCGATCCTCGCGGTCAGCATCCTCGACGTGCTGCTCACCTTCGCGCTGTGGGGCCTGGTGCCCGAGATCCCGGGGATGGGAATGTGA